In Choloepus didactylus isolate mChoDid1 chromosome 26 unlocalized genomic scaffold, mChoDid1.pri SUPER_26_unloc1, whole genome shotgun sequence, the following are encoded in one genomic region:
- the LOC119525745 gene encoding glycine cleavage system H protein, mitochondrial-like, producing the protein MALCAARSVRIVVCSLRAASAPATSCPRRPWGLGTGAVRALRTGPALLSVRKFTDKHEWITTENGIGTVGISNFAQEALGDVVYCSLPEVGTKLNKQEEFGALESVKAASELYSPLSGEVTEINEALAENPGLVNKSCYEDGWLIKMTLSNPSELDELMSEEAYEKYIKSIEE; encoded by the coding sequence ATGGCGCTGTGCGCGGCACGGAGTGTGCGGATCGTCGTCTGCAGCCTGCGCGCGGCCTCGGCGCCCGCCACGTCCTGCCCTCGGCggccctgggggctggggactggcgcTGTTCGGGCGCTGCGCACCGGCCCCGCTCTGCTCTCGGTGCGGAAATTCACAGACAAACATGAATGGATAACAACAGAAAATGGTATTGGAACAGTGGGAATCAGCAATTTTGCACAGGAAGCTTTGGGAGATGTTGTTTACTGTAGTCTACCCGAGGTTGGGACAAAATTGAACAAACAAGAGGAGTTTGGTGCTTTGGAAAGTGTGAAAGCTGCTAGTGAACTTTATTCTCCTCTGTCAGgagaagtaacagaaattaatgaagctCTTGCAGAGAATCCAGGACTTGTCAACAAATCTTGTTATGAAGATGGTTGGCTGATCAAGATGACACTGAGTAATCCTTCAGAACTTGATGAACTAATGAGTGAAGAAGCAtatgagaaatatataaaatctatTGAAGAGTGA